The Mugil cephalus isolate CIBA_MC_2020 chromosome 21, CIBA_Mcephalus_1.1, whole genome shotgun sequence genome includes the window CTAGAATGAGACTAATCCTAGAAAAGAAAGGTGCAGCAAACGTAACTTTTCCACAATTACATCATGACAAAAACATAGCATTTATAGCATTTGTCAGATTGTTAATGTATCTATGTTGTGTGAATAATTCACACTCTATATGGCGCTGTCTCCCTTTTCCCCTCTCAGCTACCAgttcatgatgatgatgcaggTGATGCAGTGACCTACAGCACCTTGAAACTGTCGTCCTCTTCTAGAGGAGTCTGTGCTGATCCCAGCGACGTCTACGCGACCATCAACAAAGGAGTCAGATAAGGAAGAAGCGTTACCAGAGAACCGACATTGGATATGGATGTTTTTCAGAAAACTAAAACTGTACCAAGCAAGAAAAACTGgaaatttatttaaactatgtttattttaaaaacatagcAGAAAGTAACACTTTGTAACCTTGAAATCTagattcttgacctgaatacgtGTTGTAGTgtctcacacaaaaaaagctagtgtcagtctgacacttctaatcTGCAGCTCCCACTCGGTAAAACCTCACCCTCATGGTGCGTTCACTGTTGTAAGGACGTCTTTTCTCCAGGAGAGGGCGTAGTAGGTTATGTAGTATGTCAGTAGTCAGAAGTCTCCTTTATGTGTTTACAGACTGCGTTCAGTAGATTACATTAGGTCATTCATTCCTGCTGATGTTAATATATTTTGTACGAAATAAAATCTTCAGTTcgtctttttctgtttaaaggTGCAGAGTGAAAAGCTGTCCTCACTGCAgccaaactttttaaatgtcatttttaagaTACCAAATGctttctgtataaataaaaggcAGGGATTTGATGTGCCCAAATTACGGATTTATTATTGGACATTTTCGTTTCTACGCTAAAAATCATCAGATCCATACTTTTATcaaaaagatgcaacacatttcatcgcattaaaaaaactaaaaaatatggaaataacTGCTTCaaaattgtttaaaaatatatttcaaaggCATCTGAAAATACATTCCAACATGTGCTTTTACTTTTTGAATCGCAtgtattgtatttaaataaatgaaatgcatacAAAGACATATTGTTACTCATGTCTCATCAAGGCATGAAGGTTTACCTTGTTTACCTGTTCATCATTCTCAAAGGTCACTTATTCCAGAGTCCTTTTACTTTTGTGTCCACAAGACAAACACCACTCAAGTGCACATCTACTGCCAATTAAGAAAAAACAGTTAACCCAACCTCCATCTCTTTGGACTGTGGGCAGAACCCAAAGAAATACGACCAAAGGTGAACAAAACCCTTCACCTCATGTCAGCTTGTAGCAATTTCTAACACAGAAATTCTTTGTGGCAAATATAGTTTTATTCAGGATGTGTTCAATATAAAGTAGTCAGaatgtctaaataaataattatatatatgaTAACTTAAATACATAGTGTAAGGTACAGCGAGCCCGTTTAGTGCGTCCTTATCCAATGATGTGGTTTGCTGTAGAGGTGGAAGCTAACAATCATGTGTCGTGAGCGAAGGCCATGGCATTAGTCTGTTACTGTCACTGTATGATAATCAATAAccaataaattctcagtctttgttagctgttATGAAATTTTGTGCTCATGTGCTATGTTCGCTTACATCCTGTGCTAACCCTAAAACACAGTGACACCCCTGGTACAACTGATTTACTAGGTCTGAGAGTGTTGCTACTAAACCTCACTGGGAGGCACAGGGatccaatttaaaatgtgcgcGGAAGTTAACgtatatatggttccttgcgcCATAAATGGTTAAGACTCGGCTTTAAGATAAAagttacaattaggttaggttagggttaagtTTAGGTTTAGCCATCAAGTTGAGATGATTCGTGCTAGGTCTGTCGAGGTAGTTGAGGTTTTTAGGGAGTTAGGGTTAGCCACCTAGCTGAGATGTTTAGGGTTAGCCCCTTAGAGTTAGCCACCTAGCTGAGATGTTTAGGGTTAGCCCCTTAGGGTTAGCCACCTAGCTGAGATGTTTAGGGTTAGCCCCTTAGAGTTAGCCACCTAGCTGAGATGTTTAGGGTTAGCCCCTTAGAGTTAGCCACCTAGCTGAGATGTTTAGGGTTAGCCCCTTAGGGTTAGCCACTTAGCTGAgatgtttagggttagggttagctagAAAGGTTGTATTTTTAGGGTTAGCCCCTTAGGGTTAGCCACCTAGCTGAgatgtttagggttagggttaggagctAGGGAATGTATCACGTCAATTATTGTTCTCACAATGTTAGCCGTACAAATACATGTGTGTATGGTTtgcatatacacatacatatttgcaattacaacacaaaaacagatcCTGTACACACAAAATGATAAATTAGATCAATATTATTTCAGATGATACTGACAGGAAGTGTATTTAGtctgaaacacatttctgcACATTATCCGTCCTTTGACCACAATTTCTGTTTGGTTGTGCAAAACTCGTAAAGATGACAAACTGATtaggaaatggaaagagagaaaaaaaggaagtttGCCATTAACAGGAAGTACATGCTGTACGTACTATAAAGAAGCGTCGACTCAGAGGCTTTGACAGTTGAGCACGTGAGGTTTGTGGCAATCGCAGAAGCACaatgactgaactgaactggattcatgtatttttatttctggtgcTGGCGCTTCGGTTTCAAGGTGAGAAAAATCTTAAACACATCCTATCCTTTTAATAACTGTCAAGGTATAGAGTGACCCTCGCTCTGTTAAAGAACAATTGcatattaataaatacaaacGTCCTTACACCATTGTAAGTAGTAGGTTAAccagcgcttttttttttgctcaggaGCACGTTATAgtttgtgctttgtgtgttttgtgcaatgCTCATGGCGTGGTGGGCGGTCCAGAGGGTCCGTGTTggaggttgttttgttttattattttggacTACAGATGTAAAAAAACCTGCTAAGTCGGGTGCACACGTCTATTCGCGTCTTCTCACACTCATTAATCAGGGCTCTCGAGTCTTACACTCATTTCAGTAAGTTCACACGCTCTCACGCCGCACATGATATCGCTCGTGTcgaaaaattataaaaactcGCCACACATGGACTTTTAAAAACGAGGAGTAATCGATGAATAGATGAGGCGATGGCAGGATGTTCAGCTTCAATCAGTGACCAATCAGAAAAAGGTTGCTTGTGGTTGctaggtgaaataggagcgcccTAATCCTGACCATGCCTTCCACAAACGCACGAAAGTAGGGttagattgattgattgattgattgattgattgattgattgattgattgattgattgattgattgatgtcaccccacaaaaacacaatcaatCTCCCAACTGCTCTTCTTGTTCTTAGGGAGCACCAGGCACATATTTCCAAATCATAGTTATCTTATGCACTGACCATGTGTATATTGCGCTGCAGCCTGTAAAgttgaaatatttttctttctttttttaaagaaatagatcacaaaataaataaaataacaataaaatgtctCATCTTTTCTACAGCAATAACAGGACAGGACTCCTACATCACGgtcagagatggagatgaaTCCGTCACGTTGCCCTGTAGAAACCTGGAAAAAGATCAGCACGGATGTAACGGTACCAACTGGCTTCACAACCAATTACCTAGCTCTAAAGTGGTCGAGCTGGTTTCACTGGGGCAGATTAACGACAATAAATTCAACAGACTGACTGTTACATCAGACTGTTCTCTGGTGATAAAGGAGATCAAGCCTAGTGATTACGGTCGCTACGTCTGCAGACAGTACaagaaacatgaacataccGATGCTCGGGTCCATCTGTCTGTAATCAACAGTGAGTATTTATCTCTCAGAACTACAGACTGTTCAGTCCTAAGCTGTAGtgactagtgatgttcgataacACAAATTTTCTTTCGGTACTGAggaaaattcaggctggtatcgggcATATCGAcccgatatcgatactttgcGTAAACCTAAAAAAGTAACTGATTTCAAATCAGAGCTTCATagagaaaacaagacatcagagtcatttatttatttattttaaactctggagtacattgaggtagtggcctcatttactgtatagccgagctaatgcaacaacacaaaaaccaaacagagacacaaccgTACAAAATACTGTTTCAAACATGAAGgaataagaaaattaataagaccattaaaactattaactactataaaatgaaaacgtgcatcttaattctgaccctgttctctcctcttctgtcgtCATCATCATAAACGCcccatattctgtgttgtggtttaacctgaggtgtttcacaaggtttgttgtgttgccacaactcaataatttagttactttccactgtgatACTACATAACCTCCAaagactgaagtatcaaaagtatcgatcttttgatttgagaatcgattttagagcataaagacctgctATCGGAAGTATCGGCATCTGAGTATTGATTCGTAGGGAGCTGAGGAATCCACATTCACATCCACTACTTCTCTCTCTTACTGTTGCTATTTCAACCATTATTATGATCAGTATCGTTATCATTGACACTATTTTTGCCATCATAGAAGCTACCATTATTACTGCCACAAGATTTATCATTGTAATTACCAgtattactactattactatattatcactgtttttttttcttttttgagcatgatgtttacttttatgtttcaTTGCCACAGGAAATAAGCTCCTCATTTACTGAAAACCATAAAATACACTTCACAGATGTATAAACACTCATTTAacacatagaaataaaaaactaaaaataaataaatacatgaacaGCCGAGGATACTTGCAGGTCTCTTTAGGATTAATATTATAGACAATAGATTATAGATTAATATTATAGAGCAGAGacaacatcaaaacaacaataataataataataataacaaaaatagtAAGAACACGTAAAATTAATTGGGTTCCAGCGACGAGGCAGAAacattgcttttatttctgaaaatttTTTATTCCAAcagtctaatttattttgtacagCTTTTATTCTATGTGCTCGACTCGTACTCGACCACTAAAGCTGATGCTGATCCTGTTCTGAATAGATACAGTCCTGGCTACACAGTCATGTATTTACACCCAATCACAACCTGCATCCTcaatataaaaggaaaaaaattaaacagtaaacagtCACATATTTAACCTCAACAAACTAAATTTCAATCCCAatatgatctttttttattgttatcataataaaaatgtgttgttttttttgtttgtatttaactTTGTCTAACATATGTTGCAACCactaaaggaaaataaattatgagTGAATGTTGTTAATTTCTAATCTTTTTTTCACCAGTGTATGAACAGACGAATGAAGAAATAAGGAAGTTAATCTGCTCTGTGCTGAGATACGAAGGCTGTTCACATACTGTGATGTTACTGGACGACGGTAATGTGTGTAATTACACAAATCAGGAGAGTCCCTGTTCAGCCTCCATGCCGTTTACTTCTCCTCTTCAGAGATACGCCTGTAAAGTGACAGACGGAAACAGTGGCGACGTGCTGCTGTGCAGCTTCGACGCTCAGGCCTCTTGTGAGAAAATCTGTGAGTCTCTTTTTAgatttgtatgttgttgtttttttacgcTTTTTGCAACTGGcagatttttacatttctgaaaaAATGTTTCCAGATCCGAATAAACGGAACAGAAAATGGGGTAGTCCCACAAACCAAGAAGacgacacaaacacatcaagtACGTGTCTTATTACGTGTACGTGTATTTTGCTAAATGATGCCAtgcaggggcgtcactaggttttaaggacggGGGGGTCTTAGCCCCCAGGAGGAATGTGAGTGATTTCACAAACAGccaacaaagactgagaatttatttattgttattatttctgtctgtttttaaacgCATTGCAGCAACAAACGCAAATAACAATTAATGAATGACGGAAAActaattactgccttaatccgactttaactgcaCAACTTAGATGCATGTAAACACTCCGACTTACTTcatccgactaaaatcagagttctccttatccgactaagagacccagataatgagattgggaaactgattttctccgtcatgtatacgccttaattggagttAAACTGGATAAtatgtgaccctggaacaaaaacattcaagaaaacCAACCAAGAAGGAGGCAAACAGggccggtagaagaaccgtcaTCGTGTCTGATTTAAAACGTTGCTAAATATcagtctggttgttgtttgaaacgctggtctgccacatgaacggtTCCAGTTGTTTATGATATGACCCAGAAAGGAGGTTGtgttaacccactgacaagatgcgtatcgccacctagtgtggaggaggaccgcattcagaaagttaaattttgagcacaagctgtgcatgtaaacgcaatAATTGTAAATAATTGTTTGCTCTtgaatattttgaaaaatattacttaattatttcaattaaattaatattaatgagtggaaTGGTTTGGATAAGGATGAACTGTAAGCGCTCGTTCTGCCTGACACTATGAAGTGAAGGCAAATTTATtgatttatgatcatatttaagtgatcatatacagcataattatttatttaaattcatcttatattgaatttgtcagtACGTTttcgcaaaaaaataaataaataaatgaataaacccCCCCTGAAGAGCTTTAGCCTTCCTAAACAAGGCCTAACAACACCAGTGACGCCACATGTCTTACTTGTAAACCGAAATTTTAGGCAGATGCAGTTGATACAgtttatttgcacatatttacacatatttcttcctgtaagatgtttttttttttttttcccggtgtTTTCAGATCTTCCTCACTGGTGGATGTACATTGCTGCGGCTTTAGGTTTTGCAGTCCTCCTAATAATTGTTGGAGTTGTCGTCGGGCGGAGGAGAACTAAAGGTAAGTACATGCAGATGAGAAGCAGGTGAGAGGTCTTGTCAGTTTTTCCTGCGGAAGCCGAAGCAGAAGCTGACTCCCATCTGTCTTTTTTCAGGGAGCAGAGCGCGGCCGGATGACGGCACCGTGAGTGTTAAGTAACGTGATGGGATAAGTGGGTTTCAAGTCTGCGTGACACACAGACGCTGCTGTTTAAAAACCTGGAAAGTCCCCACGAgtcatttagagctgaagaggACACAAgaaactcaaatcaaatgtcGTGAAAAAACAAACGATTGTGGTAGCTTAGATATCACCGACTGATTTAGTTATTAGCttgagttttctgtttgtcagttgttaataaagatttaaaagtaCACTGTTCTTGTACAGGGGCAGAGCTTAAACCCTGCAGAGACTCGGTCTGGTCCAGACGGTTTTCAGGACACGGTGAGATTTCAGCCTACGCACATTTCCTTTCTTACACGCTACGAACAGAACAGTCACGAGGCAGGTTAATGTCGTTTTCACCGTGCAGGTTGATTTTGAAGTTCCTTACGCCACCATCAGTTTCAAAAAGAGGAGAAACGGCGACGCCCAGGTGAGCTGGCAACTCCAcagcatctacacaacatctacacagcatctacacagcatctacacaacatctacacagcagctacacagcagctacacaacatctacacagcatctacacagcatctacacaacatctacacaacatctacacaacatctacgcCGCATCTACACAGCAACTACACAACACCTACACAGCATCTACAcagcatctacacaacatctacacaacatctacacaacatctacgcCGCATCTACACAGCAACTACACAACACCTACAcagcatctacacaacatctacacaacatctacacaacatctacacagcAGCTACACAGCATCTCCACAGCAGCTACACAGCATCtgcacaacatctacacaacatctacacaacatctacacaacatctacacaacatctacacagaAACTCCACAGCATCTCCACGACATCTACAcagcatctacacaacatctacacagcatctacacaacatctacacaacatctacacagcatctacacaacatctacgccgcatctacacaacatctacacaacatctacacagcATCTACACAGCAGCTACACAGAATCTCCACGACATCTCCAcagcatctacacaacatctacacagcatctacacaacatctacacaacatctacacagcatctacacaacatctacgccgcatctacacaacatctacacaacatctacacagcatctacacaacatctacgccgcatctacacaacatctacacaacatctacacaacatctacacaacatctacacagcATCTCCACTATATCTACACAGCATCTCCACAACATCTACACAGCagctacacaacatctacacaacatctacacaacaacTCCACAGCATCTACACAACATATACACAACATCTCCAcagcatctacacaacatctacacagcAGCTACACAGCATCTatacaacatctacacaacatccacacaacatctacacagcatctacacaacatctccacagcatctacacaacatctacacaacatctacacagcatctacacaacagcacactaacactaacactaacacgcTGACGCTAAACCAGTTCAGACAGCGTGAACGTGCCATCAGTTGCTAATTATCAAATCCAACCAGGTGCAGTGTGTGTACACCAGGtttgtgcaaaagtttcccaaatTCCAATTCAGGTCTAACAATTTGAATTGAGTTTGAATTAAGGctgcaaacaggaagcagaagtGTAATTCAGATTTGAGTTTGGGGAAGTAGAATTTATATTCCGTGAGATTTCAGCTGATAATTTTTGGTGTATTCGAGAATCAGGCTCAGCAGTTTGTTCCGTAAACATCCAAATCCTTGTTACTACGAACTTCATGTACACGTTATACTTTAATTACAGTacagcaaatgtttttcatcGATAATTAAGAGTAAACGCATCATCTGTAAAACAGAtgatttgatttcatgtgtTATGACTTTTAGGTTAAATTATGTAAAATAGTGAAAACGATGCTTAATTTCCCAGAATGCTTTACTGCATCCAAttattccattccattccagaACATTAGTTAGTTAcaattttgtgtcatttgttctttttttgtttgtttttcatcaattTGTTACTGTTTGTAAAGTGTTTTTAGTATTTAAGTCGAAACCATTGTTAAACGTGACAGTTCCTTCCCGTTACTTGACTATAATTCCTCTGGATTGCAATGAATTTAATCCCTGTAATTCCAATTCAACATCCTGTGGGGAGATGGAGCCGATTCAGTTCAAATTGCAATTCTTCAAATGAATGGAACAGAAATTCcagattttgtcattttgatgtACATATGCAGAAGGAATGGTGAACGTGTTTGGACCGTTCTTCCTCATCCACGGTCATAGTTTCAATGTCAGGATCCCTCTTCAACCACTTCCTTAATCCAAATACAACAGAAATCTGAGCAGATTTGTgttgtatttcctttttttgtgtgtgtgtgtgtgtgtgtggtttttctgtACCCATTTATTAATCAGTGTGGGGATGTGGCTGAATGCTGCCGTTTGTTCCCCAGGCTGGTGATGAAGAGgctgatgatgacgatgatcaggaggaggaggaggaggagggccagAATAACGTTCATGGGGATGATGCAGTGACCTACAGCTGTGTGGCGGTTCCTCAGAAAGACTCGGCTGATCTCATGGGCCTCTACGCCACcgtcaagaaaaagaaaaaagaagaagtagaagaggaGTCACTGCAATGACTTCCCATGAGGAAACCTGCACTCATCACACCCCGATGTGTCAATGTAGGAAAACAACacttctgtgttttatgtctgtaAACTACATGAATGTATATGAATTATTAGTTAttgaatgaaaaaggaaaattacTTGGTTtctagatatttttttttgaatttctaGTAGTagaaaagacttttatttattgtcataaaaacaagaacttGAAGCAGTTTTTAGGCCATGGAccccaaagtgatggagagatgaagtagggcCCCCCtatctacctactatatgtgttctatatcaaccttggcctagtgctatttataaataaacgttattattat containing:
- the LOC124999277 gene encoding uncharacterized protein LOC124999277 isoform X2, with protein sequence MTELNWIHVFLFLVLALRFQAITGQDSYITVRDGDESVTLPCRNLEKDQHGCNGTNWLHNQLPSSKVVELVSLGQINDNKFNRLTVTSDCSLVIKEIKPSDYGRYVCRQYKKHEHTDARVHLSVINMYEQTNEEIRKLICSVLRYEGCSHTVMLLDDGNVCNYTNQESPCSASMPFTSPLQRYACKVTDGNSGDVLLCSFDAQASCEKIYPNKRNRKWGSPTNQEDDTNTSNLPHWWMYIAAALGFAVLLIIVGVVVGRRRTKGSRARPDDGTGQSLNPAETRSGPDGFQDTVDFEVPYATISFKKRRNGDAQAGDEEADDDDDQEEEEEEGQNNVHGDDAVTYSCVAVPQKDSADLMGLYATVKKKKKEEVEEESLQ
- the LOC124999277 gene encoding uncharacterized protein LOC124999277 isoform X1, translated to MTELNWIHVFLFLVLALRFQAITGQDSYITVRDGDESVTLPCRNLEKDQHGCNGTNWLHNQLPSSKVVELVSLGQINDNKFNRLTVTSDCSLVIKEIKPSDYGRYVCRQYKKHEHTDARVHLSVINMYEQTNEEIRKLICSVLRYEGCSHTVMLLDDGNVCNYTNQESPCSASMPFTSPLQRYACKVTDGNSGDVLLCSFDAQASCEKIYPNKRNRKWGSPTNQEDDTNTSMFSDLPHWWMYIAAALGFAVLLIIVGVVVGRRRTKGSRARPDDGTGQSLNPAETRSGPDGFQDTVDFEVPYATISFKKRRNGDAQAGDEEADDDDDQEEEEEEGQNNVHGDDAVTYSCVAVPQKDSADLMGLYATVKKKKKEEVEEESLQ